CTACatgtctatgaatttgactgtgcataatacctcatgtaagtggaattgtGTAttatccttttgtgtctggcttgtttgaCTTAACGTAGTGTATtattcaaggttcatccatgttgtagcatgtgtcagaatttcctttttatgactgaataatattccattatatggatataccacattctAATCCATTTGCCTCTTGGTGGACACTGGGTTGCTTCCCTCTTTGGACTGcagtaaataatgctgctgtgaacatgggtatacaaatgTCTGTTCCAGTCACTGCTTTCAgctctttggggtatatacccagaagtggaattactggattactggtaattctatgtttaattttttaaggaggccaagcgtggtggctcacacctgtaatcccagcactttgggaggctgaggcagcagattgcttgagcccaggagtttgagaccagcctgggcaacatagtgaaactgcatctctacaaaaaaaatacaaaaattagctaggcatgatggtgtgggcagctatattcccagctactcaggaagctgagttgggaggattacctgagcctggggaggttgaagctgcagtgagctgtgatcactgcactctagcctggatgacagagaaattttttttttcttttgagtaacTGTCACactattttccacagcagctacGTGGTTTTACAtacccaccagcaatgcacaagggttccactttctccacatcctcaccaacacttgttattttctatgggtgtttataaaatagttattctaatgggtgtgaagtggtatcttattgtggttttgatttgcatttggctaatgatgttgagcaccttttcatgtgtttattggccatttgtttatctttggagaaatgcctgttcatgtcttttgcacatttaaaaaattagtttgggattttttgttgtttttttaatggtaGTAGTTTCCAGGCAGGTTTTTAAAGGCTATCAAGACAGGTGGTCAATCCAATCATGAATCCAAGGATTCCATACTTGTAAGCAGAGTACTAAAAGGAGTACTTAAGTAGGCAGAGAGCTATGATTTTCCTTAACTTAGGCAATTACCACCTGAGCACATGACATTAAGGCCCCCAAAGCATAGTTTGAGTTTGGAAAATTCCTTAAACAGGAGTCATTTACCAAGACCATAGAAAAATCTGGGAAGTATATGAattgtgatgaaaatattctggaagtagtggtgatagttgcacaggtttttgaatatactgaaaaccactgaattgtacactttaaaagggtgaattttatgctATGGAAATTAACATctcaataataaaagaattaCCACTTAATATTTGTTTTAGAATTAATATAGCTTGCTAGTGACCCTGCTAGAGTTGCAAAATGTCTGAGTAACCAACCACTTTGAGTAGTCAACTATATTGTACCAGTGTTTGAATTtgttcactcagcaaatatttattgagttccattatgtgcctggcactgtgaaTATAGCattgaacaaaacaaagtccctgccctcaacaGTTTATGGTTTAGTGGTGGGAGGTGGTAATATAATGTGATAATAGGCATGATAGATGCCATCCATGAAGAAAAGGGGGAAGACAGTATGTGCAATATTATATAGAggagcctctctgaggaggcgAATTCTGGAAGATACCAGAATTAGTGTACAACTCAGTTGAGTATCTGGGGAAAAGCATCCCAGTTTGAGGGAACAGCAAGtacaaaggccctgtggcagaaGCATGCTTGGTGTGTTCAAGGCACAGCAAAAAGGCCAGAGCAGATTGAGTTAAGGGACGAATGACAGAAAGTTAGGTTAAAATGGCGGCCATAGAGAGCCTGTTAAGTGATGGTGAAGACTGAATTTAATACATGATAGAAAGTATTTGGAACATTATTGTGTAATTTAGAAATGTTAAATGCTGTAATTACtttttacaaaaaattagttgctCTTAATACATTATTTCTTATAGCTGTTACATACAAACTAATTGTCTCAACAACCTCGTATATTTCAGACAAAACTATATCATCTGGATAATGGAGATTACTTTTTGTTGTCTATAAGAGAGGGAGTAACATCCAGTAGTAGTGTTCATTACCATGTTTTTCATGCCTTATGAAACATCCTATTTTAATCCTTATTGTTAAgccctgtttttcttttccttttccacatgCCTAATTGTGAAGGAaacctccctctctcccatcaCTCCTTAGTTCCTTCTCTGAGTCCCAAGTGGCATtgattgtgatttttcttttaattacaaGTAGAGCTTGTTACCTATATGTAGAAGGAAAGCTAAACATTTtgatataaaattagaaataattcacCAAAATAACTGTAGGTAAAGTAAGAAGAGCTCAGACATTCGATTCATAATAATACCATAAGGGAAACACACTACTTTGCTATAGTTCACCAAAATAGCTGTAAAGGTCACTGTTAACTATTTAACTTTCTCTTAAGAACTTGTTTTTCCCTGTTTAttagtacataattaaaaattcttattCAGGCCCAGatgtggtagcttatgcctgtaatcccagcactttgggaggccaaggcgggaggatcacttgaaggcagaaattcaagaccagcttgggcaatatagcaagatctcatctctacagaaaaaattgTTTCGAAGTAGTCAGGCtttgtggcacatgcctttagtcctagctgctcaggagattgaggcaggaggagcccaggtgttcaaggttTTGgtcagctatgattgtgccactgcattccagcctgggcaacagagggagaccctgtttcttaaaagacaggaaaagaagaaaattcttacTCAATTATCTGCTTTGGTTGTTGACTAATATAAAAGTATTTGGCATGTTAGCCATAGCTTTCGTATACCTATTTGGACACCTCAATATGAGTTAGAGACTGCCTTCTTCCACACACTGTTTTAATATCTAATAGAAATATTACATAACCTGGGAGATTCAGAAACTTATGTTGAAACAAGCTTTGAATATTAATTTCGTTGAAGgtttatatgaaaccaaaagtaCTACAATAGTAATAGAAAGCTCATCTTCTGTTTATTAATTATAGATAAATTTGAGTTGTTGGTATAGAAAGGTCTCAGTTAATGAGTTCTCTCACCAATATTAGCTGTATTGTAATATTTTCCTCCTGTGTGATTAtactaatatatttctttttattgaaagcTTGCAAATACAGAAGAATACATAGATGGAGCTTTGTCTGGACATCTGGGTGAAGTTTTAATAAGGTAACAAACAGCAGTAGTATATGTAAGGAGTTACTGGTGAGCATTAGGAATACCTGTTCTAAATATATTAGTGCCTCAATTttggaattacttttttttaaaaaatcactattaACTTATAATACTTTACAGTTAGACTTCAGAAGTCTTTGAAATTGTTAAACTTGTCAAAGGtaagttttcaaatgttttggAACTGGCCAAAAGATTTTTCTAGTGTTGATGTTTAATTTTCTAGCTCTTAGCTATAATCTTTTGCAGTGGCAACCTTTTGCAGTGGCCTTTGTTGCGGGAACTTAGTTTTGAATTTTAGTTGGGTCTGGCTGTTTTGTTATATTGATTTTCTGTACTAGCTTTGAAGCTCCAAATTCTGGTAATTATTTCCTTTGGAAAATCATAAAGATGTCATTTTATAACAACCATACGGTGGAAAATAAGTGCCATGTGCTTTTCAACAAATCTatgtgaaacttttttttaaaatgaatatatttaaataatttttttaaagacaagaatattataaatatagcattcagtattttcataataaaaatatagtaattcaGATCATACATGGTTTCTGGTTGGAACAACAAAATCGACTTTTTGTATTTACAGGTGTAATAATGTCCTTTATATCAGAGGtgtggaagaagaggaagaagatgggGAAATGAGAGAATAGCATCTTTtgtgggggattttttttttatatatatttctagacaataaagatttgtttgtttttcaacttGACTTGTGAACTATTTGTATTCAGATATTTACAAGCAAAGCTGAAATGATAAACCAATTGGGAAAGATTACTCACCGAACTAATGCtttaaaagccactgaatttcatttaagttgcttttcttttgtaagcccaatattcttttttttcccataaaggataattatttatatgctttagatatttttatgaaGGTGAATTTCAGACCTTTTCTTGTAAAATTATCTATTAGCTGAGACCTTTTAAAtgcaactttttcttttaaagttactTTTGAGCCACTTTTAAcgtataaaattaaacattttcttggTATTAATAATATACTGTCTTATTTTACCTAGTAGTCAATAAATTACATGTTAATTCTGTGTCAATATAAGCTAAATGCACATATTGTAGCTAAAATTGAAGCatcttctaaaaattaaaatgattgtaCAGACAGGGCACAACAGAAATTGGGAACTGACATTCAGGCTGAAGGCATACGGTTTGTTCACTGAAGAGAAAAAAGTTCTCTGAACAAAATGTAATGTCAAATAAAAACCAGTCTCACCATTATGTTCTGAGACATAACCTCGAGGTTGAGTTTTAAGCCCCTCAAAACCCTTCAGGTATTTTAGGGTTGTACATTGTTAAAATGTATATTCCTTAGTAATAACAGTATGCTATGAACTTCCCTACAGATGGGTTGAGAAAATACATCATTTACATTCTCATGTTGTAAGAGAATGGCCATTATTACACTTCAGTGTTCATTTACCATGGTTTTATCAGTAAACTATCTTTGTGTATCCCCaagtgggacaactcaaagtatAGAAGAAAGTGTTTAGCTATATGGAATAATACTTATGATATGAATACTTAAAGacttaaaatttacaaaatacacCTAAGACATTCTGGTAATAAAATGTCTTACTGCTTTTATTCAAGTAAAAAAATATTCTTCctcttgtgattttgtttttgtttcattgactAAAGGTAGCTGCTGTTTGTTACCAGATGGAGGTTTTGAATGAAAGACAAGTCGTCTTCCcaactgaaacaaaagaaaaacaaaatacttaatattttttgagcataGCCATTTTCTATTGAAATTTGTGAAATACCAATATTAACTTGATTTTTACAAGGAATAATATGGTTTGTAACATTAACTAATCACAGTTAGAAGGGACTTATAACCTAACGGATGTCTAACGTGCTAGGCAAAGTTGAGTAGCAAACTGGACACTAATAACTATGCAGAAGGAACAGCAGTTAGGTTTTATTGGGAAGTGGGAAAACTTAGGTAGAGTCATCAGATAGTATATGGTTCAAATGTGGTCAGCCTAGAAAAGCACCATGTTGAAGGCCACCATTTTATTTCTCAGTAAGTGCCATAGCCAGTTTTTCCTCCATGGTTGGAAGAGATGGCTTTCTCCTGTTGAGCACCTGACTAGCATTTAGAAATCTTGTTAAATAAAAAGTCCAGAAAACCATGTACCATCTTGAACACTGGTTGGCTTCTGGAGGTGTTCCCAACAGAAGAGGCTTTGGGAAACCCCGAGTTCATACCTATTCATTCTCTCTGGGTCATATATACTCAAGTATATTactacttatttttctctttacgtTTGGGATTCCCTCCTccgctttttattttgttttgcttttatagcTGAATTTGTATACATTAAATGTATAAGTGGGGAAACTACCGTAATTCTATGAGATTTGATGGGACATTGCCACTGTGTTCAAAAGGCACTATTGACATTGTAGGACAATTCTTATGTGAGATTGTCCCCTGCATTGCAGGCCTGAGAGAACCTGAATAACAATAGCACTTTTCCCCATCATTGtaacaacaaaaatatccttGGGGGGCTAGAATCTTTGAATTCCTTCTGCAATATCGGAATTTTTAACTGTCAAAGATCTTTGGTAACATTTGTTATTAATAGTGTCTGAGAAAATTAGCAATGATGAAGTGTCCTAACTGGGTCAGCTTCTATCAGAGGTCTTTTGTGTGTTGTTGATTTATCAGATAaccattttttcccccaattttttccagttttagtttttatgCTCATTTTTAGTCTGTTAATTCACTACACATCAAGTATCCATGATGTGCCAGGTATTAGGAATACAAACGTCATAAAACTCATGGTCTAGAAGGAaaggtgaatatattaaaaaataataatttcaatttgGTGGGTTTGCTAAGTAGTCCATGTGGAAGGGTGATGAATGGTTAATTCTTGGGAGAAGAGGACAGGTGAGGAAAGTCTTCATGGAAAGAATTGAACTAGATAAATACCTTTTTTAAGATGAagtatttatttcaataaaatattttgaagtaatcGTTTTTTTGTCATGGCACATATTAATTCCCATACTTCAGAATTGTTTTCAAGTTCTTACCTCTTGAGGTTAGTTGTAAGGCACACAGTAAGCATTCGTTATGTGTTAGCTATCACTGTGGTAAGAATCAGCATCCGCAATAGCTTTGCAGATAACCATGAAATTGTCTTTCTGGAATATATTTCAGATGCTATCCCAGAGGAGGGAAAGAGTGGCATATAGAAACAAACTCCTTACCCTGTGTAGAATTGATGGACCACATGTACCTGACTACCTAATCCCAAACTTCTGATTGGACAGGTAGTCTTGCAAAATAAAGAACTTTGGCTTCTGGTCCTGATTGTGCTGCTAAGTCAAAGTGACTCTGGGCAAATCATCTTAACTCCAACTGTCAATCTCATTGTCTTTACAATGTGGGGATTGTACACAGTCCCCACAGTTACATGCGATTCTCTGGGTTCACATCTCCAAAACATTAccgagtgaaagaagccaagttCCTAGTTATCATTAGTAAGAAAAAGaatatgtacataaatacatatttgtgtatgtatatttccAGAGGGATGCAAATGAACCTGTTAACAGTGGTTGCCTTCAGGAAGGGGAACTGAGGAAGACTGACTTTATACTGAATACTCTTGTATCTTTTGAACTTTGAACAATATACTTTTATAATCTAttccaaaaaacaagaaaaaaattatctgattttAATGAACCTAGGtctaaaaagaggagaaaagaggctTCTTTTACTAAAATGTGTGTCTAATTGAGAACTGGAGAGCCACTAATTTGAATTATTCTAAAAGTAACAAGGAACCAGAGAGACCAATTGTAGCTGTGAGCAAGAAAGATTATCTTTCTGAAGTTCAACCTGGATAAGTTAGACGaataaagtattttgtttttgtattttgtatcaCATATTGATATGGCTGCATCTATTAATAGCAAAACAAACCTTTTTCTTTGGTTGTGCTACTGCTTTTTCCAGAGcagcttttagcctttcctcttggtgtctttgtttttctttcattttctcatcaCGAAACCTGTCACAAGAAGGGAGAAACATTCTTGTAACTATAAATCACATTGAGTAGGAAAAGCACATTCCTATTTGTTAATGAGCCATGTGAATAGAAGACCTCCTTTAAAGGTGAATGAAAATGACACTTCATCTTTACTCAGAACCGTGGCTTTTGAATATTCAGGTAAATCTCGAcaataaatactattttgaaatgggaagaaatttcatcattttggaaaatataaaatatacccaGATcttggtctatttttttttttttttttttttttcccccagagacagagtctcagtctgttgcctaggctggagtgcagtggcatgatcttggctcactgcaacctctacctcctgggttcaagcagttctcctgcctcagcctcccaagtagctgggattacaggtgcatgccaccacacccggctaatttttgtatttttagtagagacggggtgtcaccatgttgcccaggccggtctcgaactcctgaccttgtgacctgcccaccttggcctcctaaacatTTCAGCACTTTACAGATAGTTTGTATAATAGCTACTTGAATTAACTTTCAGCTACttgttcctctttttaaaacttttaattgaaGTGtcacatacatacagaaaagtacacaaataaatGCATAGCTTAGTGAGCTGCCACAAAAGTGTACCTTCCAGTTAATCTTTTTGAATAATATCCTCAAATTGTGAGCAAGAAATGCTATTTGTCATACTCTCTTTAGGGTTGTTTTGAGGGAAAAAATTAAGTAATCTGTGCAACTTATCAAGTACAAGGTGGTGAGCAATAGGCACTAAATATGTGATAGCTATTTTATGGACCTATTTAATGATATTCTAAGTGTAAGGTTATATACTAGGGAATGGAAATAACATGTACTGAGCATTTTAATTGCAAAATTAGGTGCCGTGTTAGATGCCCCAAACCATGGGGAAAATCTGCTAAAATTCTTTTTAAGAAGAATGTAAGTAATTGGAATTACATTCATTTATCACTGCTAAAAATGAGTTGTAATTACACTTTGGTGCAAATATATTTGCTAGTGTAAAAAAGATGGAAGTGCTGTTAGTGTAGTCATAATGAGGTCATCTTAGGGAAGGAGTAACTTttcatttatagttttttttaaagcttgctTTATGTTCAATAAGATCCCATCAGGATCACCATAACAGAGTCTGGACATCATTTTTACTATGGGTAAGCATATCCACCATACATCCATAAAGTAGGCAATAACAAAATATCTAACACTACTGGCTAAtatttgagtacttactatgcGCCAAGCATGCTCTCATAATTTACTTGGATCATCtactttaatcctcacaacaacctgtATTTATCAGTATTACTCTCGTTTTACGGATAAAGAAACCGACTAGAGTGCTTATGTTGCCTAAGGTCACAAAGTCATAAATAGTTGAACTGAACTCACTCAGCATGGTCTAATCCCCAAGCTGGTAGCCAGAGTACTAGTCTGCCTCTCAACATGTTTTTTGCCATTACGTGAACATTATCCCACTTGTAAACATTCCCTACATGCCACAGTAGGCTAGGGGTCATATTTACAATCATTGCCTCAAACTAGGACAGTAGGCCCTCCATATTCACAGTTCCACACCTGGgcattcaaccaactgcagattgaaaatatttggagaaaagccccaacaataaaaataatacaaattttaagaaatacagtATGACAACTCtagcatttacactgtattaggtaTAAGTAGttgagaaatgatttaaagtatacaggaggatgtacgtaggttatatgcaaatatgccGTCTTATATGAGAcatgagcatctgcagattttggtatccttgggaggtcctggaaccaatcccctacagataccaagggacaactgtttGTACCTAAAAGTTCTTATTTAACTTGGTATGGAAATTTGTAAGTGAACGCATTCTGAAAGGCCCTGGTCAGGCCATACCACCCTCAATGCACAGATCTCCTTTGAAGGGCACCAAGCTATGCAAGCatgtgggggatggggtggggctcCAGGGATGATAATCCTCATGAGGTTGTCttgaggaataaatgagtgaatgttgTGTACATGTTGGCAGTTATACACTGCGGAAAACCCTCATTGTGTTGCTCAGACTTTCAAACAATTCCTTCATTAGGAATTTGGAGCCCTTCATGGGAGAACCACAGGTAGATTGAGTCTGCTTGAAGTTTTCCCATGACAGGCTCCTAATTCTATATCTTGGGTCCTTCACCACCAGTGCAATTCTCCTTCCCCATGATAGCTATTCaaaaattttcatgtaattacTTATTcataaatttcatataattacAAAGATTTGCTTTTCCAGGCGAGTTTGTCCATCCCAAACTGGGTCAGTTGCCCCTGGTGAACTCTGTTCACCCAGTTCCTTCCTTCGCGGTGCTCATTACCATTGGTAATGACACATTTATTTCCTAAGAGTATTTGATGAATGATCTCCCACGCTAAATAATAGCTATATGAGGAGAGCAGGGCTGGATTTCATTCCTCCTCACTGTGTCCCTATAATATGACGTTACACAAGAGACTTGCTAATGTGTTTGTGGAATCTGAGCAAAACCAGCTACTCATTAAGTCTTTCTTATCCTTATTGACTGTACTTTTGCCGCCATTCTTTCTGTTTCATCCTCTCAATTGCCTCCACATTTTCTTTGGGAATGGATTCGATGAGGTCACACAGTTCTACCAGGCGAGATTCTAATTTTACCAGCTTTTGAATTGGGTTGAGGCCGTCATCCTCAGCATCTCCAATGCAGACTTTGTATACTTGAGTAATCTTTTTACTAAGTGAGTCTATCAGTATTTCCTGAGATTGAGAAGAGCAGAAAACATTAACATCACATTGCACATTCAATAAATATAGCATTTTACTATATTACAGTAAAATCCCATGTATATGctattaaatgtttacatttttatttttattatttttttgagacggagtctcactctgtcacccaggctggagtgcagtggtgcaatctcatctcactgcaacctccgcctcccaggttcaagcgattcttgtgcctcagccacccaagtagctgggactacaggcatgcgccaccacgcgcagctaatttttgtatttttagtggagctggggcttcaccatgttggccaggctggtcttgaattccggacctcaggtgatcgtgCTGCCTCGGccacaggcatcagccactgtgcctggcctaatgtttactttttaaaatgagaagttttaataaaacaaatcatTGAGAAAATGCAGCAGTGATGTTTAAcctatattataatttatagtcAGAGCATTACTATAGAACACCttggattattttcttaaaatatattgaacTCTAGATATAAAAAGTAGTTATAATGGGCGGAATATTTTTTGCTTGAATGTTTTTGTATATCTGAGTCCCTAAGAATTCAAATACAGGCAACAAACATTTTAAATCGTTTTTTTGCCACTCGGATGCATTTCCTTTTGGCACAATATGTAACCCAGCCCCCCTCCTTTTTTGCATGTATTACTCTGTTATAATTGCAAAACTATAATCATCCTATATAATAGTTCTCTGCCTTATCCTTATAGTCCAGGAGAGCAGGCGCTACATCTTATGCTTAAACTTACAACTAAAACAGTGCTTTGCACATAACTACACactgaataaatgtttgctgaataaatgactaaatgcattctcagaaaaaaaagttgcaaGCAAACAGGTACCCAGGCTGGCCTACCAAAGCCTTTTTAGAAGTATCATTTTCACTGTTTTCGTTGGGAAGCCATTGCAGTATTCTAGTCTAAACAAAAGCTTAGGCCAAACCTTGCTGATCCCTGTACCTCGACACTGTGCCGTTTAACTGTTGGTGCCAAGAGATTCTTGAAGTGGTAGGTACCTTGTCTCAGGACCGTAAGAAAATTGTCATCCTCTGTCTCCATTGTGAACCCGGTGTTTGCAATTAAGAAGAGCTCAACAAACTGCTGGGCAATGTGAATCACTCTTCAGGTAGCATTCTGCCCCATTTCTTGCTTCCACTCAAGAAGATGAGAATCACCATAAAGCCAGCGACAAATAACACTCAAGAGAGAGGTGGCTCCTGGAGCCATGGGAAGCCCCTCCTGGAACCACAAACACCTTACAGAGCCACCAACACAATTACAAGCCAAGATCTGATACCAAGAGCACTTCCGACAGCTTTTCTCTTCCACCTCCTAGCTTAAAAAGCTTTCTGATGGTCCTGTTTAGCATAAAGCTCCTTTTTACCTTCGTAAGGTAACACTTATTATATTTCCTATTTACATGAATGACATGATCCTTTTAGAAAACTTGGagaaatacataataatataaaagaaaacagcaaaagtcCTATATTggccataaatttcccttttcCCCTCTCTCTAAAATAACACTTACTGTGTTTCCTATTTATGTAACAGCACATTCTTTTTCTAAACCTTGgagacacagaaaaatataaaagaaaataaaagtaacccATCGGATTGAAATATTGTAAATTGCATATGAAAACAATGCTGCAACGTGAGTCACTAAATAAAGCacagaaaaatactttaaaaatgtattcaccaCAGGTTTTGAGGAAAAACAACTTTAAGATGAGAGTGGTTGCTAGTTGATGGAAATCTCTGAAGGAGACCTCTTGAACACTTAGATGGCTTTAGAGATGGATGAGCAGGGCAGTGGCTTTTTACGATGTCTTTTCTAcaccaccaccccctcccctttttttcttaaattcccTCTTctgagaggagagaaaatggcGAGAAgagatattttcttaatataacaAGGTAAGAACAAGAGATAGGAGAGGAGAATGAGATGAATGAAGGTAATTCACATA
The Pan troglodytes isolate AG18354 chromosome 10, NHGRI_mPanTro3-v2.0_pri, whole genome shotgun sequence genome window above contains:
- the SNRPF gene encoding small nuclear ribonucleoprotein F, translated to MSLPLNPKPFLNGLTGKPVMVKLKWGMEYKGYLVSVDGYMNMQLANTEEYIDGALSGHLGEVLIRCNNVLYIRGVEEEEEDGEMRE